In Aedes albopictus strain Foshan chromosome 3, AalbF5, whole genome shotgun sequence, the following are encoded in one genomic region:
- the LOC134292248 gene encoding dynein beta chain, ciliary-like produces MDGGSGSSNSDPRFEFLGSFVQKTLKLKPEKWHRLVTFEEHKAVMKEFFDNPASLVLIIILTPSAQLIPIVSFPIQQLKNKGVYFVKKNAIEVPREGCKDCLVVGDLATRTIDQLSCLVDEIFVPLLSNSENHQGWPEMVAQDVQKQVHSLKSTVYQVQGQVSGQTVLPMPVGVDKCVQTAKELVVNAECSINLYLKSAIEGVVIKWATQVNDVMLESSANAFNGGQNPVPSAEINFWNNRLKNLTYIYEQLRHERIRSMALILEFTDSAYYPCFKTLFKNVVTALAEARDITLYLNPLTRHFQQLEDTEFSECKVLLKPLMHVVCLIWSNSLYYCHSAKLIVLLRQICNLIIQQVTINALPF; encoded by the exons ATGGATGGAGGCAGTGGAAGTAGCAACTCGGATCCCCGGTTCGAGTTCCTTGGTTCGTTCGTACAGAAAACGCTCAAATTGAAGCCGGAAAAATGGCACCGTTTAGTCACATT TGAAGAGCACAAAGCAGTTATGAAGGAATTTTTCGATAATCCTGCATCGTTAGTCTTGATAATTATACTCACTCCATCGGCACAGTTAATCCCAATAGTAAGTTTTCCTATTCAGCAGTTAAAGAATAAAG GAGTTTATTTTGTTAAGAAAAATGCGATAGAAGTGCCCCGCGAGGGCTGCAAAGATTGTTTAGTAGTAGGTGATTTAGCGACTCGCACTATCGATCAGCTGTCATGCCTCGTAGACGAAATCTTCGTACCCCTGCTATCCAACTCGGAGAATCACCAAGGGTGGCCGGAAATGGTCGCACAAGATGTACAAAAGCAGGTTCACAGCCTGAAAAGCACCGTCTATCAAGTCCAGGGTCAAGTTAGTGGACAGACCGTTCTACCAATGCCCGTAGGAGTTGATAAATGTGTGCAGACCGCAAAAGAGCTAGTGGTCAATGCGGAATGTTCGATCAACCTCTACCTGAAGAGCGCGATCGAAGGTGTCGTAATCAAATGGGCCACCCAGGTGAACGACGTAATGCTTGAATCCAGTGCGAATGCTTTCAACGGTGGACAGAATCCGGTCCCATCCGCTG AGATCAACTTCTGGAACAACCGACTCAAAAATCTTACCTATATCTACGAACAACTTCGACACGAAAGAATCCGAAGCATGGCACTGATCTTGGAATTCACTGATAGCGCATACTATCCTTGTTTTAAGACACTGTTTAAGAATGTAGTAACAG CCTTGGCTGAAGCACGTGATATAACACTGTACCTGAATCCACTGACTCGGCATTTCCAGCAACTGGAAGATACCGAGTTCTCCGAGTGCAAAGTGTTGCTGAAACCGTTGATGCACGTCGTTTGTCTTATTTGGTCCAACTCACTGTACTATTGTCACTCTGCAAAATTAATCG TTTTACTGAGACAAATTTGTAACTTGATCATACAACAGGTAACAATCAACGCACTTCCGTTTTAG